A genomic region of Xiphophorus couchianus chromosome 9, X_couchianus-1.0, whole genome shotgun sequence contains the following coding sequences:
- the tax1bp3 gene encoding tax1-binding protein 3 — translation MSFVPGQPVTAVVQRVEIQKLCQGENLILGFSIGGGIDQDPGQNPFSEDKSDKGIYVTRITPGGPAEVAGLKMGDKIMQVNGWDMTMVTHDQARKKLTKKREDVVRLLITRKSLEEAVKHSKGSHPSHLPAQTNARTTKDRVVL, via the exons ATGTCGTTTGTCCCCGGTCAGCCAGTGACTGCAGTTGTG CAAAGAGTTGAAATCCAGAAGCTGTGCCAAGGAGAAAACCTGATTCTGGGCTTCAGCATCGGAGGCGGTATCGACCAGGACCCCGGGCAGAACCCCTTCTCTGAGGACAAGTCAGATAag GGAATCTATGTGACCAGGATAACTCCAGGAGGACCAGCAGAAGTTGCAGGGTTGAAGATGGGAGACAAAATCATGCAG GTGAACGGCTGGGATATGACCATGGTGACTCATGACCAGGCTCGTAAAAAACTGACAAAGAAGAGGGAAGATGTGGTGAGGCTACTGATAACCAGGAAGTCCCTGGAAGAAGCGGTTAAACATTCAAAGGGGAGCCATCCCAGCCATCTGCCTGCACAGACTAATGCGAGGACAACAAAAGACAGAGTAGTTTTATAA
- the hsh2d gene encoding hematopoietic SH2 domain-containing protein homolog, protein MEWSQATQGQQDPFTWFTESQLWSLFGNGSVPDWFHGIITRKTAEERLTLKPPGYFLIRVSESRVGYTLSYREDEHCRHFMIDVLEDGQYIILGENRTHRSLQDLVDFHCRNPIMPFNQVLTVACGKSSADRTDYAEILFSQRPRSYTTSLLPNNLRQSNPSHPQRADEIPPALPYRPNNLRNSALFLPNSQPNKLYPSLENDFQHFTSPPPASPAPNMRTSSPCIQPPEVPLRNHVVQKQNLVCSRTTSVSDNSSTPSATERKLFTNIQPVKLHDLRPSVAVNLKSLKKKFQKKMSNPQENVYAEITKGPNDSSEVIENEYQEITGELTFRVPPQHHTDARLNDQMLPQEYRSPPPFAPGY, encoded by the exons ATGGAGTGGAGTCAGGCGACACAGGGTCAACAGGATCCTTTTACCTGGTTCACGGAGTCCCAGCTCTGGTCTTTGTTCGGGAACGGCTCGGTTCCAGATTGGTTTCATGGGATCATTACGAGGAA GACAGCAGAAGAGCGGCTCACGTTGAAGCCGCCCGGCTACTTCCTCATCAGAGTCAGCGAGAGCAGAGTTGGCTACACCCTCTCATATCG TGAAGACGAACACTGCAGACACTTCATGATTGATGTCCTGGAGGACGGCCAGTACATCATATTAGGGGAGAACAGGACTCACAGGAGTCTGCAGGACCTGGTGGACTTTCACTGCCGGAATCCCATCATGCCTTTCAATCAGGTGCTCACAGTTGCTTGTGGAAAG TCATCAGCTGACCGTACAGACTATGCAGAAATACTGTTCTCCCAAAGACCCCGAAGCTACACCACCAGTCTGCTACCAAATAACCTCCGACAGTCCAACCCGAGTCACCCACAACGAGCGGACGAGATCCCACCCGCCCTTCCTTATCGACCCAACAATCTGAGGAACTCTGCACTCTTTCTCCCAAACAGCCAACCAAACAAACTTTACCCTAGTTTGGAGAACGATTTCCAACACTTcacctctcctcctcctgcttcg CCAGCACCAAATATGAGGACTAGCTCTCCCTGTATCCAGCCTCCTGAAGTCCCTTTGAGGAATCATGTTGTCCAAAAGCAAAACCTTGTCTGCAGCAGAACAACCTCGGTGTCCGACAACTCCTCTACACCGTCAGCCACCGAGAGAAAACTCTTCACCAACATCCAGCCAGTGAAGTTACATGATCTGAGGCCATCAGTAGCTGTGAACCTAAAGAGCCTCAAGAAGAAATTCCAGAAGAAGATGAGCAACCCACAGGAAAACGTCTATGCAGAGATTACTAAAGGGCCAAATGACAGCAGCGAAGTCATAGAAAACGAATACCAGGAAATCACAGGAGAGCTCACATTTCGTGTTCCCCCTCAACACCACACAGACGCGAGACTAAACGATCAAATGCTACCTCAGGAGTACAGATCACCTCCACCTTTTGCTCCAGGCTACTGA